Genomic DNA from Deltaproteobacteria bacterium:
TGAAGTGCAGGGATACAGGATAAGCACGAATCCGGACGACCTCGATTTTGAGGCCATCTACTCGTTTATCTCTCAAAGCTATTGGGCCGTTGGCATCCCTCGGGCCACCCTTTTCAAGGCGATAGCAAACTCATTGTGTTTCGGTGTCTACAAGGAGACGGGAGAACAGGTGGGTTTTGCCCGAGTGATCACGGACAAGGCGACTTTTGCGTATCTTGGTGACGTTTTTATCGTCGAGTCGTCCCGTGGGCTGGGGCTGGGCAAATGGTTGGTGGAAGCCATTGTTTCCCACCCGGAACTCCAAGGCTTGAGGCGCATGGTCTTGGCAACACGTGACGCACACGGCCTATACGCACGATATGGGTTCACGGCCATAGAACATCCCGAGATGTTGATGCAAATCTGGCATCCCGACATCTACGAAACGCGTAAGGCATGACCAACAGCCCAGGATCAAGATATCTGGATCATTGTCATGGCCGGGTCACTTTCCAAAAAAATTGTGCGAAACT
This window encodes:
- a CDS encoding N-acetyltransferase — encoded protein: MQGYRISTNPDDLDFEAIYSFISQSYWAVGIPRATLFKAIANSLCFGVYKETGEQVGFARVITDKATFAYLGDVFIVESSRGLGLGKWLVEAIVSHPELQGLRRMVLATRDAHGLYARYGFTAIEHPEMLMQIWHPDIYETRKA